The following proteins are encoded in a genomic region of Sorangiineae bacterium MSr12523:
- a CDS encoding VOC family protein — MSTKGTETTEATGTRATKAEGTHDDVPKIFRVTLEVANIDEAARFYTELLGQEGKRHQGSRHYYDCGGVILALLDVSAGGLPPTPGPKSLYMAVRDLEAVHARATALNALAPYKVHGQPAGDPVQRPWGERSFYVVDPWGNDLCFVKEGTLYT; from the coding sequence ATGAGCACCAAGGGAACGGAGACGACGGAAGCAACGGGGACGAGGGCGACGAAGGCGGAGGGCACACACGACGACGTCCCCAAGATTTTCCGCGTGACCCTCGAAGTCGCAAACATCGACGAAGCCGCCCGCTTCTACACCGAGCTCCTCGGCCAAGAGGGCAAGCGCCATCAAGGCTCGCGCCACTATTACGACTGCGGCGGCGTCATCTTGGCCCTACTCGACGTCAGCGCCGGCGGATTGCCACCGACACCGGGCCCCAAATCCCTGTACATGGCCGTGCGCGATCTCGAAGCCGTCCACGCACGCGCCACCGCGTTGAACGCCCTCGCGCCATACAAAGTACACGGCCAACCGGCAGGCGACCCCGTCCAGCGCCCGTGGGGCGAGCGCTCATTCTACGTGGTCGACCCATGGGGCAACGACCTGTGCTTCGTCAAAGAGGGCACGCTCTACACGTGA
- a CDS encoding metalloregulator ArsR/SmtB family transcription factor → MARIPLADTEAVFAALANESRRNILVLLSHLGGELPSGYLAARFQHSWPTTTRHLGVLEKAGLVEVRREGRSAFYRLNRDRVRGIVEAWLGHLEPTGPEKTWTSSGPKSTGGLRRSGSQGKVRREP, encoded by the coding sequence ATGGCGCGCATCCCTCTCGCAGACACCGAGGCGGTTTTCGCCGCACTGGCCAACGAGTCCCGGCGCAACATCCTGGTCCTACTGAGCCATCTCGGCGGCGAGCTCCCCTCGGGCTACCTCGCCGCGCGCTTTCAGCACAGTTGGCCGACGACCACGCGCCACCTCGGCGTCCTGGAGAAGGCCGGCCTCGTGGAAGTCCGCCGCGAAGGCCGCAGCGCCTTCTACCGCCTCAACCGAGACCGCGTACGCGGCATCGTCGAAGCGTGGCTAGGACATTTGGAGCCAACTGGCCCCGAAAAGACATGGACATCGTCCGGGCCAAAGTCGACCGGAGGACTGCGCCGCAGTGGCAGCCAAGGGAAAGTGAGGAGAGAACCATGA
- a CDS encoding YkgJ family cysteine cluster protein: MKNIPGARYLNFRCTGCGNCCKDPLLPLTQDDILRIIERTGDSPGHIAQVVDKHAIHMDDEPEAFAMLRQGKRVLVLRHEKGRCIYLGDDNRCTIYTSRPLGCRIYPLDPDFNKEKKLRRLTLVKATECPYEMDGSVDVEPLYDLQQRYWKQHEDYNTKVAEWNRVQRRRRREGRAAQTAREFFTFLGLPDSEPSNERRVPKTTKSAGSSAATASVGPANTRKAKGPAKTRATKSRTVAKQKRRTSR, encoded by the coding sequence ATGAAAAACATACCTGGTGCCCGTTACCTTAATTTCCGTTGTACGGGGTGCGGCAATTGCTGCAAAGACCCGCTCCTGCCCCTCACGCAGGATGACATTCTTCGCATCATCGAGCGCACGGGCGACTCACCGGGCCATATTGCGCAGGTGGTCGACAAGCACGCCATCCACATGGATGACGAGCCCGAGGCGTTCGCGATGCTTCGCCAAGGCAAGCGCGTCCTGGTGCTTCGGCACGAGAAGGGGCGCTGCATCTACCTGGGCGACGACAATCGCTGCACCATCTACACGAGCCGCCCGTTGGGCTGCCGCATCTATCCGCTCGATCCGGACTTCAACAAGGAGAAGAAGCTCCGGCGTCTCACCTTGGTGAAGGCCACCGAGTGCCCGTACGAGATGGACGGCAGCGTCGATGTCGAGCCGCTCTACGATCTCCAGCAGCGCTATTGGAAGCAGCACGAGGACTACAACACCAAGGTTGCCGAGTGGAACCGCGTGCAGCGGCGTCGCCGTCGCGAAGGGCGCGCCGCGCAGACTGCGCGTGAGTTCTTCACTTTTCTAGGCCTGCCCGATTCGGAGCCGAGCAATGAACGCCGCGTGCCGAAGACAACGAAGAGTGCCGGCAGCAGCGCCGCCACGGCTTCCGTAGGTCCTGCGAATACGCGAAAAGCCAAAGGCCCTGCGAAGACACGCGCCACGAAGTCGCGAACGGTCGCAAAGCAGAAACGTCGCACCAGTCGGTAG
- a CDS encoding metallophosphoesterase has translation MSERLSAGWGMWERAGLGLLAAAVCTASAVSACSGEDHSVNNANGEGNSSPGVYEPPSEQPEPAADKDEATDEAPLIAAADTPTDPNFKVAFIGDTASGEDFRSVLQLVKREGAKLVVVQGDVTYDGETPSEWFSAVDGEINTSTTTIPYFVSKGNHDTGWSTIGSGLKSRMATWNIPSENNDPTKKNYSVVYKGLKIVMVSDSETSPSRASYVKDRLANDTHIWKICSWHKNMRATNVGPKNDEMGWTIYENCRAQGAIVAQGHSHTYSRSKTVTNDQSQTIDSTCSDPFNLCLAPGKHFFFDSSLGGHDMRPLNTTVASKPYWASTYVSGFGALFITFYVDNDPRKARGYFKTVDNVIIDPPPSSGKTSFTITRAP, from the coding sequence ATGAGCGAACGACTTTCCGCTGGTTGGGGCATGTGGGAGCGCGCGGGGTTGGGGCTGTTGGCGGCGGCCGTGTGCACGGCGTCCGCTGTCTCCGCCTGTAGCGGCGAAGATCACTCGGTCAACAATGCGAATGGCGAAGGTAATTCCTCGCCGGGCGTGTACGAGCCTCCGTCGGAGCAGCCCGAGCCTGCGGCCGACAAGGACGAGGCCACCGACGAGGCCCCGCTGATCGCAGCGGCGGACACTCCGACGGATCCGAACTTCAAGGTCGCCTTCATTGGCGACACGGCATCGGGCGAGGACTTTCGCAGCGTTTTGCAGCTCGTAAAGCGCGAGGGCGCAAAGCTCGTGGTGGTGCAGGGCGATGTCACCTACGACGGCGAGACGCCGTCGGAATGGTTTTCCGCCGTCGACGGGGAGATCAACACGTCGACGACGACGATTCCGTATTTCGTCTCGAAGGGAAATCACGACACGGGCTGGAGCACGATCGGCTCGGGGCTCAAGAGCCGCATGGCCACGTGGAACATCCCCTCCGAAAACAACGACCCCACGAAGAAGAACTACTCGGTCGTCTACAAGGGCCTCAAAATCGTGATGGTCTCCGACTCGGAGACGAGCCCCAGCCGCGCGAGCTACGTCAAAGACCGCCTCGCGAACGATACGCACATCTGGAAGATCTGCAGCTGGCACAAGAACATGCGCGCCACCAACGTGGGCCCCAAGAACGACGAGATGGGCTGGACCATCTACGAGAATTGCCGCGCGCAAGGCGCCATCGTCGCGCAGGGGCACTCGCACACCTATTCGCGCAGCAAGACCGTTACGAACGATCAGAGCCAGACCATCGATTCGACGTGCAGCGATCCGTTCAATCTTTGCCTGGCGCCGGGGAAGCACTTCTTCTTCGACAGCAGCCTTGGCGGGCACGACATGCGGCCGCTCAACACGACGGTGGCGAGCAAGCCGTATTGGGCCTCGACGTACGTGAGCGGCTTCGGGGCCCTCTTCATCACGTTCTACGTCGACAACGATCCGCGCAAGGCGCGCGGCTACTTCAAGACGGTGGACAACGTCATCATCGACCCGCCGCCCTCGAGCGGCAAAACGAGCTTCACCATCACGCGCGCGCCCTAG